In Bordetella genomosp. 11, the sequence TTGCGGTTAAGCGCCGCGACGATGCCCAGCGCCAGGCCCAGCACCAGGCCGAATCCGTAAGCCGTCAGCCCAAGGCGCAGCGTGTAGGGAAGCGCTGCCGCGATGAGCCGCGTGGCGGGCCGCTGCTCCGATAGCGACAGGCCGAAATCGCCCTGCGCGAGGTTGGCCAGGTACGAGATGTATTGTTCCCAGAGCGGGCGGTCCAGGCCGAACCTGGCACGATACTGCTGCACGACCTCCGGCGACGCCTGGTCTCCCACCAGCGCTTCGATGGGGTCGCCCGACAGGTTCAGGGCGACGAAGGTAAAGGTAACGATGATCCATACGGTCAACAGGCCGCGCGACAGCTTGCGCATCAGCAGGCGTGTGTTCATGCCGCCTCCCGCCGCGGCGCCCGTGGGCCGGTCATCAGGGCGGGATCGTTCAGTAGGACGCCTCGCGGCTCCCGCGCCAGGACCCTGGCCAGGCGATCCGGCGTGGTGTCGCCCACTGCGCACGGCGTATCCTTGCCGCCCATCGTGATCCAGGCGGGCCGCTCGCGCAGTACCCGCGCGGCGGCCGGGTCGTCCATCTGGCCTTCCCATACGCGAAACACCTGAGCGCCCGCCCGCGCGAATTCATCGGCAAGCGTGTAGTCGGGCAGAAGTGCCAACAGGCGGACGCCGGGTAGCCGGGCATGGGCCAGAGCCAACTGCGCGGGATCGCGCGCGCCTATCCAGACCTTGCCGATGGCATCGCAACCCCGTATGTCACGAATGATCGCTTCC encodes:
- a CDS encoding glycerophosphodiester phosphodiesterase, yielding MHTPLIIAHRGYSARYPENTESAYRGAIAIGADIVESDARLSRDGVVLACHDATLDRIAGDARAVADMTSAELQAVALDGGERLSFLPRTLLDIAPLRPVLIDVKTPDLTLMEAIIRDIRGCDAIGKVWIGARDPAQLALAHARLPGVRLLALLPDYTLADEFARAGAQVFRVWEGQMDDPAAARVLRERPAWITMGGKDTPCAVGDTTPDRLARVLAREPRGVLLNDPALMTGPRAPRREAA